One segment of Streptosporangium brasiliense DNA contains the following:
- a CDS encoding acyl-CoA thioesterase encodes MSKYYEYLHTVGFEETNIVGNVYYVNYLRWQGRCREMFLKQRAPEVLADLQDDLKLFTLKVDCEFFAEITAFDELSIRMRLVDLAQTQIEFSFDYVRLDAGERETLVARGRQRVACMRGPNTRTAPARVPEPLARALEPYAS; translated from the coding sequence ATGAGCAAGTACTACGAATACCTGCACACGGTCGGTTTCGAAGAGACCAACATCGTCGGCAACGTCTACTACGTCAACTACCTGCGCTGGCAGGGACGGTGCCGGGAGATGTTCCTCAAGCAGCGGGCGCCGGAGGTGCTCGCGGACCTGCAGGACGACCTGAAGCTCTTCACGCTGAAGGTCGACTGCGAGTTCTTCGCCGAGATCACGGCCTTCGACGAGCTCTCCATCAGGATGCGCCTGGTCGACCTGGCGCAGACCCAGATCGAGTTCAGCTTCGACTACGTCCGGCTCGACGCCGGCGAGCGGGAGACGCTCGTCGCCCGCGGACGGCAGCGCGTGGCGTGCATGAGAGGGCCGAACACCCGCACGGCCCCCGCCAGAGTCCCTGAGCCGCTGGCCCGGGCGCTCGAACCGTACGCGTCGTAG
- a CDS encoding flavin reductase family protein: MTVDNTTSSREAADAKALRRAFGTFATGVTVVTTGGPIPHAMTANSFTSVSLDPPLVLVCVDRNAVMHRCLTSTEFFGVSVLADHQEAEARHFADRWRTLGAAQFDNVGCLPGELTGVPLMEGALARFECELWRTYDGGDHTIFIGKVLSMDQQPGRDGLLVFNGKFRQITPDWSEVTA; this comes from the coding sequence GTGACAGTCGACAACACCACGTCGTCCCGCGAGGCGGCAGACGCGAAGGCACTGCGGCGGGCGTTCGGGACGTTCGCCACCGGTGTCACCGTGGTCACGACAGGCGGCCCCATCCCGCACGCCATGACCGCGAACTCCTTCACCTCGGTCTCGCTCGACCCGCCGCTCGTGCTGGTCTGCGTCGACCGCAACGCGGTCATGCACCGGTGTCTCACCAGCACGGAGTTCTTCGGAGTGAGCGTGCTGGCCGACCACCAGGAGGCTGAGGCCCGGCACTTCGCCGACCGCTGGCGGACCCTGGGCGCCGCCCAGTTCGACAACGTCGGCTGCCTGCCTGGGGAGCTCACCGGTGTGCCGCTGATGGAGGGCGCCCTCGCCCGCTTCGAATGCGAGCTGTGGCGCACCTACGACGGCGGTGACCACACCATCTTCATAGGGAAGGTGCTGTCCATGGACCAGCAGCCGGGCCGGGACGGGCTGCTGGTCTTCAACGGGAAGTTCCGCCAGATCACCCCGGACTGGAGCGAGGTGACGGCATGA
- a CDS encoding cytochrome P450 yields the protein MTSGGRHAEAVPGGTSPGTRRVPPGPPWWAGPSLFKKLATDRLGMMSLAATYGDAARLSIGPKTLYFFNHPDHAKHVLADNSGNYHKGVGLVQARRAIGEGLLTSEGELWRKQRRMIQPVFQNKRISQQAGVIAAEAAALVDRLRSHTGGQPVDVVQEMTSLSLGVLGRTLLDADLGAFSEIGHSFEAVQDQAMFELVTLGKVPMWVPLPKQLRFRRARAELQRIVDHLVADRLARSGDGGDDVVSRLIASTRQEADPRVGRQRMRDELVTLLLAGHETTASTLSWTFYLVDRHPEVRERLHAEAVEVLGDRLPVYEDLHRLKYTAMVVEEVMRLYPPVWMLPREAQGDDEVGGYRVPAGSDVLISPYTLHRHPAFWDAPDRFDPDRFDPDRPTGRPRYAYIPFGAGPRFCVGNHLGMMEATFVIAMVARDLRLAKVPGYKVVAEPMLSLRVRGGLPMTVHPAAGSRATRPRAGSRQAGA from the coding sequence ATGACCTCCGGAGGACGACACGCCGAGGCGGTGCCGGGGGGAACGTCCCCCGGCACCCGCCGGGTGCCGCCCGGACCGCCGTGGTGGGCGGGGCCGAGCCTGTTCAAGAAACTGGCGACGGACCGGCTCGGCATGATGTCGCTCGCCGCGACGTACGGCGACGCGGCCCGGCTGTCCATCGGGCCCAAGACCCTCTACTTCTTCAACCATCCCGACCACGCCAAGCACGTGCTGGCCGACAACAGCGGCAATTACCACAAGGGAGTCGGCCTGGTCCAGGCGCGGCGGGCCATCGGTGAGGGGCTGCTGACCAGCGAGGGCGAGCTGTGGCGCAAGCAGCGCCGGATGATCCAGCCGGTCTTCCAGAACAAGCGGATCTCCCAGCAGGCCGGGGTCATCGCCGCGGAGGCGGCGGCCCTGGTGGACCGGCTCCGGTCCCACACCGGCGGGCAGCCGGTCGACGTGGTCCAGGAGATGACCTCGCTCAGCCTCGGCGTGCTCGGCCGAACCCTGCTCGACGCCGACCTCGGTGCCTTCAGCGAGATCGGGCACTCCTTCGAGGCGGTCCAGGACCAGGCGATGTTCGAGCTGGTCACGCTGGGCAAGGTGCCGATGTGGGTGCCCCTGCCCAAGCAGCTGCGTTTCCGCCGCGCCCGCGCCGAGCTGCAGCGCATCGTCGACCATCTCGTCGCCGACCGCCTCGCGCGGTCCGGCGACGGGGGCGACGACGTCGTGTCCCGACTGATCGCCTCGACCCGGCAGGAGGCCGACCCCCGGGTCGGCCGCCAGCGGATGCGCGATGAGCTGGTCACGCTGCTGCTCGCCGGGCACGAGACGACGGCCAGCACGCTGTCGTGGACCTTCTACCTCGTCGACCGGCACCCGGAGGTCCGGGAGCGGCTGCACGCCGAGGCGGTGGAGGTGCTCGGTGACCGGCTGCCGGTCTACGAGGACCTCCACCGGTTGAAGTACACCGCGATGGTGGTGGAAGAGGTCATGCGCCTCTACCCGCCGGTCTGGATGCTGCCGCGGGAGGCCCAGGGGGACGACGAGGTCGGCGGCTACCGCGTGCCGGCCGGTTCCGACGTCCTGATCAGCCCGTACACGCTGCACCGGCACCCCGCCTTCTGGGACGCGCCGGACCGCTTCGACCCGGACCGCTTCGACCCGGACCGTCCCACGGGCCGGCCCCGGTACGCCTACATCCCCTTCGGCGCCGGGCCCCGGTTCTGCGTCGGCAACCACCTGGGCATGATGGAGGCCACGTTCGTGATCGCCATGGTCGCCCGCGACCTCCGCCTGGCCAAGGTGCCCGGCTACAAGGTGGTCGCCGAGCCGATGCTGTCCCTCCGGGTGCGCGGCGGGCTGCCGATGACCGTGCACCCCGCGGCCGGCTCCCGGGCCACGCGGCCCCGGGCCGGCTCCCGGCAGGCCGGGGCGTGA
- a CDS encoding helix-turn-helix transcriptional regulator → MNDVIEQAVMRVVDSMHDNLGDQITIDDMARTAMFSKFHFSRVFQRVTGLSPGRFLSAVRLREAKRLLASTSLTVTDISHRVGYSSVGTFSSRFTSSVGVSPTKYRQFESVTPQLLIEERPALGGTATMTVRGDISSPLTDRPVFAGLFPDRILEGRPVRYTVLHRPGPYVLEDVPEGQWHLIAQSVAAGSENATNYPPDGDEALCIGRHGPITVEPGADTALADVQLRPMHALDPPVLLALRDLLAVAAVRQAS, encoded by the coding sequence ATGAACGACGTAATCGAGCAAGCCGTCATGCGAGTCGTCGACAGCATGCACGATAACTTAGGTGATCAGATCACCATCGACGACATGGCTCGCACCGCGATGTTCAGCAAGTTTCATTTCTCCCGTGTCTTCCAACGGGTCACCGGCCTGTCGCCCGGCAGGTTCCTGTCGGCGGTACGGCTCCGCGAGGCCAAGCGGCTCCTCGCCTCCACCTCGCTGACCGTCACCGACATCAGCCATCGGGTGGGCTACTCCAGCGTCGGCACCTTCAGCTCACGGTTCACCAGCAGCGTGGGGGTCTCTCCGACCAAATACCGCCAGTTCGAGAGCGTCACGCCGCAGCTCCTCATCGAGGAACGCCCCGCCCTCGGGGGGACCGCGACCATGACGGTCCGCGGTGACATCTCGTCCCCGCTGACGGACCGGCCGGTCTTCGCCGGGCTGTTCCCCGACCGCATCCTTGAGGGCCGGCCGGTCAGATACACGGTTCTCCACCGGCCCGGGCCGTACGTGCTGGAGGACGTCCCCGAGGGACAGTGGCACCTGATCGCGCAGTCCGTCGCCGCCGGCAGCGAGAACGCCACCAACTACCCGCCCGACGGGGACGAGGCGCTGTGCATCGGGCGTCACGGGCCGATCACGGTAGAGCCCGGCGCGGACACCGCGCTCGCCGACGTCCAGCTCAGGCCGATGCACGCCCTCGACCCGCCGGTGCTGCTCGCGCTGCGCGACCTGCTGGCCGTGGCCGCCGTCCGGCAGGCGAGCTGA
- a CDS encoding SigE family RNA polymerase sigma factor: MAEAREDEFSRYVRETRPALRRTAFLLSSDWYEADDLVQRALIAIHGRWETLERRDRIDGYARTIMIRMIISDRRSHRWSRETLRETPPEPAPALDPYALVGDRMVLMDALAGLGARQRAAVVLRYWEDRSVEETARVMGSVCSTVRSQTARALTALRSALRAE; the protein is encoded by the coding sequence ATGGCCGAGGCTCGCGAGGACGAGTTCTCGCGCTATGTCAGGGAGACGAGGCCGGCGCTGCGACGGACGGCCTTCCTGCTCTCGTCCGACTGGTACGAGGCGGACGATCTCGTCCAGCGGGCTCTGATCGCCATTCACGGGCGCTGGGAGACCCTTGAACGGCGCGACAGGATCGACGGCTACGCCCGCACGATCATGATCCGGATGATCATCAGTGACCGCCGGTCGCACCGGTGGTCGCGCGAGACGCTCCGGGAGACGCCGCCCGAGCCCGCTCCGGCGCTCGACCCATATGCGCTCGTGGGGGACCGGATGGTCCTGATGGACGCGCTGGCCGGGCTCGGGGCCCGGCAGCGGGCGGCGGTCGTGCTCCGTTACTGGGAGGACCGCAGTGTCGAGGAGACCGCGCGGGTGATGGGCAGCGTGTGCTCGACGGTGCGCAGCCAGACCGCCCGAGCGCTGACCGCCCTCCGCTCGGCGCTCCGGGCCGAGTGA
- a CDS encoding tryptophan 2,3-dioxygenase: protein MIVDRSPVLTYSSYLALNEILTAQRPRSTEHDEMLFIVAHQAHELWFKQLLYEFAGLQRHLAVGDTAHALRTLRRSLGILKAAICQIDVMETITPLRFTGCRGDLGAADGFQSAQFREVEAVLGRRDHQAHHSYPEGSGERHQVETAMNRPSIFDSFLGYLTAQGYQVPHELLYRDVSLPPAPSAELRAVLLRVYRDDDVTAQICEGLVDLDQRAQEWRYRHGKTVERIMGDSSDAVRPHPTSFTPIFPDLWTVRSQV from the coding sequence GTGATCGTCGACCGCTCACCTGTGCTGACCTACTCCTCGTACCTGGCACTGAACGAGATCCTGACGGCCCAGCGGCCGCGCTCGACCGAGCACGACGAGATGCTGTTCATCGTCGCCCACCAGGCGCACGAACTCTGGTTCAAGCAACTGCTGTACGAGTTCGCCGGCCTGCAGCGCCATCTGGCCGTCGGTGACACCGCGCACGCGCTGCGCACCCTGCGCCGGTCGCTGGGCATCCTGAAGGCGGCGATCTGCCAGATCGACGTCATGGAGACCATCACCCCGCTCCGGTTCACCGGCTGCCGGGGCGATCTCGGCGCCGCCGACGGCTTCCAGTCGGCGCAGTTCCGCGAGGTCGAGGCGGTGCTGGGCAGGCGCGACCACCAGGCGCACCACTCCTACCCGGAGGGCAGCGGTGAGCGCCACCAGGTCGAGACGGCGATGAACCGGCCGTCCATCTTCGACTCCTTCCTCGGCTACCTCACGGCCCAGGGTTACCAGGTGCCGCATGAGCTGCTGTATCGGGACGTGTCGCTGCCACCGGCGCCGTCGGCCGAACTGCGGGCCGTGCTGCTGCGGGTCTACCGCGACGACGACGTGACGGCGCAGATCTGTGAGGGGCTGGTGGACCTCGATCAGCGCGCCCAGGAATGGCGCTACCGGCACGGGAAGACAGTGGAGCGGATCATGGGCGACAGCTCCGACGCCGTCCGCCCGCACCCGACCTCGTTCACCCCGATATTCCCCGACCTGTGGACCGTGCGGAGCCAGGTGTGA
- a CDS encoding phosphopantetheine-binding protein: protein MGGDAVPDLRPPAAGRQVEEIWKSVLDISEDEADATFFELGGRAITALRIVARVENALGVRVEVGELYEHPSMDSFVHHVMARAQLPPVVGDR from the coding sequence ATGGGCGGTGACGCCGTACCGGACCTGAGGCCGCCGGCCGCGGGCAGGCAGGTCGAGGAGATCTGGAAGAGCGTGCTCGACATCTCCGAGGACGAGGCGGACGCCACGTTCTTCGAGCTGGGAGGCAGGGCGATCACCGCGCTCCGGATCGTCGCCCGCGTCGAGAACGCCCTCGGCGTCCGGGTCGAGGTCGGCGAGCTGTACGAGCACCCCAGCATGGACTCCTTCGTGCACCACGTCATGGCGAGGGCGCAGCTCCCCCCGGTGGTGGGTGACCGGTAG
- a CDS encoding alpha/beta fold hydrolase codes for MKGRFVLLPGLWTGAWGWEPVTCGLRRRGHHVRPITLSGLAAPDTDVSAVGLQTHVDDVLSVLETEELGDVIVVGHSYSGIVAGQVADRAPDRVAHTVFVEAFLPHDGRSMLHAFPERQRAEELRLIADNHGRWPAPDSAIVADGQDLSPRQAQWLAERFVGHPGRTIAEPAVLTRPLAHQRATYVVCAMEHFGGRVSADVSAMRAAPNWTFHTLDTGHWPMISAPDPLVALLTGIAAQRR; via the coding sequence GTGAAGGGCCGTTTCGTGCTGCTCCCCGGCCTGTGGACGGGGGCGTGGGGCTGGGAGCCGGTGACCTGCGGCCTGCGCAGGCGCGGCCATCACGTCCGTCCGATCACGCTGTCGGGACTGGCCGCTCCCGACACGGACGTCTCCGCCGTCGGTCTGCAGACCCATGTCGACGACGTGCTGTCGGTCCTGGAGACGGAGGAACTGGGCGACGTCATCGTCGTGGGACACAGCTACTCGGGCATCGTGGCGGGCCAGGTCGCCGACCGGGCGCCCGACCGGGTCGCGCACACCGTCTTCGTCGAGGCGTTCCTGCCCCATGACGGCAGATCGATGCTCCACGCATTTCCGGAGCGCCAGCGTGCCGAGGAGCTCCGGCTGATCGCCGACAACCACGGCCGCTGGCCGGCGCCTGACTCCGCGATCGTGGCCGACGGCCAGGACCTCTCCCCGCGGCAGGCGCAGTGGCTCGCCGAGCGCTTCGTGGGCCACCCGGGGCGCACGATAGCCGAGCCGGCCGTCCTGACCCGCCCGCTGGCACACCAGCGGGCCACATACGTCGTGTGCGCCATGGAGCACTTCGGCGGCCGGGTCTCCGCCGACGTCTCGGCCATGCGCGCCGCGCCGAACTGGACCTTCCACACCCTCGACACCGGCCACTGGCCGATGATCTCGGCCCCCGATCCGCTCGTCGCGCTCCTGACCGGCATCGCCGCCCAGCGCCGCTGA
- a CDS encoding YcaO-like family protein yields MPTEGVAECLGGEVHLAYARRPASGVVTVAAGFSPDAARARAEARAAAMDLLYRIPDGEAEPCAGDDGRQLCLADFMPEPPPDNRSRVAGTGLLSRERYLLPAEVVWMGERDCRVEPTVVGVVDDPADGVSGGIADLLAHDVFTRWWASPRMPLLRVSEHLGRLIPAGAAEAASALGLWVPAFVLPGPDFQIAVVGVSGDGTTIATAAARSMEEAVSRAFLRAMAARAQPWDTLPVADSLRRITVWHREADYLAYLERSAVDADPSALDGPDTPDGALGWIDIACRRFGHEPVVVGLGEPGTPVKVVCPGAACYRTVPPGTTLPCPVP; encoded by the coding sequence GTGCCGACGGAGGGGGTCGCCGAGTGTCTTGGCGGGGAAGTCCACCTCGCGTACGCGCGGCGTCCGGCGTCCGGAGTCGTCACCGTCGCGGCGGGCTTCTCCCCGGACGCCGCGCGGGCGCGGGCGGAGGCGCGGGCCGCCGCCATGGACCTCCTCTACCGGATCCCGGACGGCGAGGCGGAGCCCTGCGCCGGTGACGACGGCAGGCAGCTGTGCCTGGCCGACTTCATGCCGGAACCGCCGCCCGACAACCGGTCACGCGTCGCCGGGACCGGCCTGCTGAGCCGGGAGCGCTATCTCCTGCCGGCCGAGGTCGTGTGGATGGGCGAGCGGGACTGCCGGGTCGAGCCCACCGTCGTCGGCGTGGTGGACGACCCCGCAGACGGCGTCTCCGGCGGGATCGCCGACCTCCTCGCCCATGACGTGTTCACCCGCTGGTGGGCGAGCCCGCGGATGCCGCTCCTGAGGGTCTCCGAGCACCTCGGGAGGTTGATCCCGGCGGGTGCCGCGGAGGCGGCCTCCGCGCTCGGGCTGTGGGTGCCGGCGTTCGTGCTGCCCGGCCCCGATTTCCAGATCGCGGTCGTGGGCGTCAGCGGAGACGGGACCACGATAGCCACCGCCGCGGCGCGCTCGATGGAGGAGGCGGTCAGCAGGGCGTTCCTGCGGGCGATGGCGGCGCGCGCGCAGCCGTGGGACACCCTTCCCGTGGCCGACTCGCTGCGCCGCATCACGGTGTGGCATCGCGAGGCCGACTACCTGGCCTACCTGGAGCGCTCCGCCGTCGACGCGGACCCGTCGGCGCTCGACGGCCCCGACACGCCGGACGGGGCGCTCGGCTGGATCGACATCGCCTGCCGGCGGTTCGGGCACGAGCCGGTCGTCGTCGGCCTGGGGGAGCCCGGCACTCCGGTGAAGGTCGTGTGCCCGGGCGCCGCCTGCTACCGGACGGTCCCGCCGGGCACCACGCTTCCGTGCCCGGTCCCTTGA
- a CDS encoding MarR family winged helix-turn-helix transcriptional regulator, producing MSSSTSLLVSKANDLFVEIFESAVEPFGLRSKDFIVLTAIDSMGPQSQQQLARTHGIDRTTMVSVVDGLERLGLVQRARNPDDRRKYAIALTSEGQALLRHDLAPTMTNALDTFLAPLTPDERELFNKLLWRLVHERGPVGSSGAAAS from the coding sequence ATGTCCAGCTCCACCAGCCTGCTCGTGAGCAAGGCCAATGATCTTTTCGTCGAGATCTTCGAGTCGGCGGTGGAACCCTTCGGGCTGCGGTCGAAGGACTTCATCGTGCTCACGGCCATCGACTCCATGGGGCCCCAGTCCCAGCAGCAGCTCGCCCGCACCCACGGCATCGACCGGACCACCATGGTCAGCGTCGTCGACGGCCTGGAGCGGCTCGGCCTCGTCCAGCGGGCGCGCAACCCGGACGACCGGCGCAAATACGCGATCGCCCTGACCAGCGAGGGGCAGGCGCTCCTGCGCCACGATCTCGCCCCCACCATGACGAACGCCCTCGACACCTTCCTGGCGCCGCTCACCCCCGACGAGCGCGAGCTGTTCAACAAGCTCCTGTGGCGCCTGGTGCACGAACGCGGCCCGGTGGGATCCAGCGGAGCCGCCGCCTCCTAG